Below is a window of Corynebacterium kalinowskii DNA.
TGACCACAGGTGGTTCAATGGTGGAAGACGCGGTCTTCACAAACTCGCCCTGGTCTTTCAGGGTTGCGAGTAGTTCCTTGCTGGTAATACCGAGTTGCTTTGCAAGCTCATGTACACGTAGCTTTCCGGGCACTTTTCTCCTCTAGGTTTTCTAGAAGCGTCCAGGCCGTCGAAAAGCCGGGCGCTTCTAGGTGTCTATATTGACGTTCATCGCTGATGCTTCATCGGGTGCTCATCAGTGTTGTAGTCCTTCTTGTTTCGTTGTCGTGTCCAGCAGGTATTGCCGGACGAGACGTGTGTCTAGCAGGCTAGACACCTTAAACGCGCGCCCAAAGGCTTTACGTTGTTCAGCAGTATCCAACGCCTCGAGCGTTGGAGTTATCCATGCGCCCCGGCCTGGAAACTTTCGTTCCAGGTCAGGAACCACAACGTTAGGTTCAGAGGTGCTGAGAACAGTACGCAGCAGCTGAAAATCAGGAAGCGTTTTCCGGGTGGCGATACAGGTTCTCAGTCGTTCAGTCTTTCCTGGGGAAAGCAGCTGGGACTGGGTCATGCACGGCCTTTCTGGAACTCACTTCATTGGTCAAACGTTGGGCTGAAAATGGCAGTAGAATATCGCCGGCCCGCGCACGGGCCGTTGACTACTCTACGCCACCTCGGGCCAAAAGTTAACCCGAGGTTCACCCGACACGGCTCTTTATTCAGCGTCGGAACGAATATCGATCTTCCAACCGGTCAGTCGCGCAGCCAAGCGGGCATTTTGACCTTCCTTGCCGATGGCAAGAGACAACTGGTAATCCGGTACCGTGACCTGGGCATGCTGTGCTTCGTGGTCGATAACTTCCACGTGTACCACCTTGGACGGGGCCAGAGCGTTACCGACATATTTGGCGGAATCGTCGTCATAGTCGACGATGTCGATCTTCTCACCGCCAAGCTCGGTCATGATGTTGTTCACACGCTGACCGCGTGGGCCGATGCATGCTCCCTTAGCATTGAGCCCTCTCACCGTGGCGCGGACAGCGATCTTGGTGCGATGGCCAGCCTCGCGGGCAATTCCCATGATCTCTACAGCACCGTCAGCAACCTCGGGAACTTCAAGTTCAAAGAGACGACGGACTAGTTCTGGGTGAGTACGGGAGAGATTGATCTGAACATTTCGTGGCTGGCGGTTGACCTCAACAATGAAGGTCTTTACGCGGTCACCGTGCTTGAGCTTCTCCCCTGGAATCTGCTCGCCAGGAAGCAACAGGCCATCCTGACCATCAAGTTCCGTGCCCAGGTTGACTACGACCATGCCGCGCTCGTTTGCCATGGCATCGGCTTCAACGATGCCGGAGACAACCGTGCCCTCGAGTCCGGAGTACTGGTCATAAGCCTGGGATGCTTCTGCTTCACGCAGCTTCTTTACAATCGCATCTCGCACGGCCAGTGCTCCCACACGACCGAAATCTTGTGGCGTGTCGTCGTATTCGGTGACGTTGCCGTTCTCATCGCGCTCGGAAGCGATGACGGACACTGTTCCACTGACCTGGTCAATGTCAATGCGGGCGCGAGTGCCTTCGTTCCCCGGAGACGCCTTGTAGGTGTCCAGCAAGGCTTGACCGATAGTCACGATGAGGTCCTGGACAGAAACTTGCTTGTCCTTTTCGATGGCCTCCAAAGCCTTGATGTCAATATTCACTTGTTTTCCTCTCGCCACGCTATGGCTTCGTCGAATGTCTTGGCCGCGAGTTCAGACTCGTCGGCGGGAACTTTTGAGAATTCAATTTCTACCACTGCGTGGTGTTCCTTGGCCAATTCCAGTTCGGTTACTTCCAGCTTTTTCCCGGTTCGTGTGACGAGAATGACGGTGTCGGCGGCGTCGTTAAGCGCCCCGATGCGCGCAAATTCGCGTTGACCCTCGCGGGTGATGGCGACCTTGCGCCCCTGGTTGCGGCGCCAATGACGCGGCGCGGTGAGCGGCGTATCGACGCCCGGGGTTGACAGCTCAAGGCTGTAGCCAGGGCCAAACGAGACATCGCCACGCTCCTCGGCCGCATCGAGCTGGGTGGAGAGTTCATTCGACACGACCTCCAGGAGGTCGAGGTCCGGTCGTTGATCACGATCCACCGCAATCGAGACGACAGACTTCGCGCCTGCCTTCGTGATCTTCAACTCTTCAAGATCCAGCTGATAGCTGCTGAGAGTCGGCGTGATGAGCTCGGTAATTTTATCTGCGGTGGGAAAAGCCATGGCTACCACAATAGCGGGCGCAGGTCACTAAACTAAGCTGCTGTGAAAGTGCGCCTGTTTGCCCTGTGTTTCCTGTTGTCCGGTTGTTCGGTCGCCACGCCCGATCCGGCGCTGGTTGGCCTCGGCGAACAAGCGCTCAGCGACTCCAAGTCTGCCGATGCTTCTTACGCCGACGTGCGTGCCACCCAGGCCCAAGCGCTTTTCGACGAAATCGCCCGCCTCTGTGGCACCACCTCCGATGGTGCCACCCCAGAAGCGTGCCGCTATCCGAAGGCCGAGCCAACTGTTGCACCACTGGCCCCATCGGACGCGGCCAGTGGAGTGCTGGACGCACTCCCCTCGCTCGACGAGTCCTCTCGGCCACGGGTCGCAGCGATCTACACGCAGCTCGCGATGATGGCCGGTCCAGTTTCCGCCACGCCTCCGTCCGCCGTCGATGCCGCGATGCTCGAGTGGGAAAACGCTGTGGTGTACGGGCTGGATGTTTCCCTCGCATTTTCGGGATCGGCCACTCCGATGGTGGAAGAGTCATTGAAGCGCCATCAGGAACTGGTTGCTTCCCTGCCTGCAGGTTCCACCCCAGCCCCAGCTGCTTACGACCTCAGCCAGTATCCGCCTGTCGAGGCAACCAGCGATTTCCTGGTGGCAGTCGAAGCCGACAGCGTCTCGCGCTGGCAATCCTCC
It encodes the following:
- the rimP gene encoding ribosome maturation factor RimP, with protein sequence MAFPTADKITELITPTLSSYQLDLEELKITKAGAKSVVSIAVDRDQRPDLDLLEVVSNELSTQLDAAEERGDVSFGPGYSLELSTPGVDTPLTAPRHWRRNQGRKVAITREGQREFARIGALNDAADTVILVTRTGKKLEVTELELAKEHHAVVEIEFSKVPADESELAAKTFDEAIAWREENK
- the nusA gene encoding transcription termination factor NusA, which produces MNIDIKALEAIEKDKQVSVQDLIVTIGQALLDTYKASPGNEGTRARIDIDQVSGTVSVIASERDENGNVTEYDDTPQDFGRVGALAVRDAIVKKLREAEASQAYDQYSGLEGTVVSGIVEADAMANERGMVVVNLGTELDGQDGLLLPGEQIPGEKLKHGDRVKTFIVEVNRQPRNVQINLSRTHPELVRRLFELEVPEVADGAVEIMGIAREAGHRTKIAVRATVRGLNAKGACIGPRGQRVNNIMTELGGEKIDIVDYDDDSAKYVGNALAPSKVVHVEVIDHEAQHAQVTVPDYQLSLAIGKEGQNARLAARLTGWKIDIRSDAE
- a CDS encoding YlxR family protein → MTQSQLLSPGKTERLRTCIATRKTLPDFQLLRTVLSTSEPNVVVPDLERKFPGRGAWITPTLEALDTAEQRKAFGRAFKVSSLLDTRLVRQYLLDTTTKQEGLQH